DNA from Kitasatospora acidiphila:
GCCCTCGTACATCAGGTCGACGATCAGCTTCAGCTCGTGCATGCACTCGAAGTAGGCGATCTCCGGCTGGTAGCCGGCCTCCACCAGGGTCTCGAACCCGGCCTTGACCAGGGCGGCGGTGCCGCCGCAGAGGACGGCCTGCTCGCCGAACAGGTCGGTCTCGGTCTCCTCGGTGAAGGTGGTCTTGATGACGCCGGCCTTGGTGCCGCCGATGCCCTTGGCGTAGGACAGCGCCAGGTCGAAGGCCTTGCCGGTGGCGTCCTGCTCGACCGCGACGATGCACGGCACGCCGCGGCCCTCCTCGTACTGGCGGCGGACCAGGTGGCCCGGGCCCTTCGGGGCGACCATGCAGACGTCGACGTCGGCCGGGGGCTTGATGAAGCCGTAGCGGATGTTCAGGCCGTGCCCGAAGAACAGCGCGTCGCCGGCCTTCAGGTTGGGGGCGATGTCCGCCTCGTAGACGTCGGCCTGGACCGGGTCCGGCACCAGGATCATGATGACGTCGGCCTCGGCCGCCGCCTCGGCCGCAGTGGTCACCCGCAGGCCGGCCTCCTCGGCCGCCGCACGGGACTTGGACTCCGGCTTCAGGCCGACCCGGACGTCCACACCCGAGTCACGCAGCGACAGCGCGTGGGCGTGGCCCTGGCTGCCGTAGCCGATGACCGCGACCTTGCGGCCCTGGATGATGGACAGGTCGGCGTCGTCTTCGTAGAACAGCTCGGCCACGGTGGGCTTTCTCCTTGCGTGTATCGCGTCGGTGTCCAGTCACCGTACGCGTGGGTTAAGGGGTTTCAGGGGGTGTCGCGCGCAGCGTGTCCTTCGCGCAGCGTGTCCTTGGAAGGGTGGGGGCGGGCGACAGGAGGGAGCGGTTTACGCGCTGCGGTCCAGGGCGCGCAGCGACCGGTCGGTGATCGAACGGGCACCGCGCCCGATCGCCACCAGGCCGGACTGCACCAGCTCCTTGATGCCGAAGGGCTCCAGCATCCGCAGCATCGCCTCCAACTTGTCGGAGCTGCCGGTCGCTTCGATGGTCACGGCGTCCGGCGACACGTCCACGGTCTTGGCGCGGAAGAGCTGCACGATCTCGACGACCTGGGACCGGGTCTCGTTGTCCGCCCGGACCTTGACCAGGACCAGTTCCCGCTGGATCGCAGCGGACTGGTCGAGCTCGACGATCTTTATCACGTTGACCAGCTTGTTGAGCTGCTTGGTGACCTGCTCCAGGGGCAGGTCCTCGACGTTGACCACGATGGTCATCCGGGAGACGTCCGGATGCTCGGTCGCGCCGACGGCGAGGGAGTCGATGTTGAAGCCCCGACGGGAGAACAGCGCGGCCACCCGGGCCAGCGCGCCGGGCTTGTTCTCGACCAGGACGGAGAGGGTGTGCTTGGACATGGCTTCTGGGTTCCCTTGGTCCGTTGGGGCGTCAGTCGAGGTCGTCGCCGAAGTCGGGGCGCACCCCGCGGGCGAACAGGATCTCGTCGTTGCTGGTGCCGGCGGCGACCATCGGCCAGACCATCGCGTCCTGGTGGACGATGAAGTCGATCACCACCGGGCGGTCGTTGATCTCCATCGCCTGCTTGATCACCGCGTCCAGCTCCTCGGGGCGCTCGCAGCGCAGGCCCACGCAGCCCATCGCCTCGGAGAGCAGCACGAAGTCGGGGATCCGGGTGCCCTGCGGCGGCGGGGCGACGCCGTCGTGGTCGGGGCCGGCGTGCAGCACGGTGTTGGAGTACCGCTGGTTGTAGAAGAGGGTCTGCCACTGGCGGACCATGCCCAGCGAGCCGTTGTTGATGACCGCGACCTTGATCGGGATGTTGTTGAGGGCGCAGGTGACCAGCTCCTGGTTGGTCATCTGGAAGCAGCCGTCGCCGTCGATCGCCCAGACCTCGGTGTCCGGCCGGCCCGCCTTGGCGCCCATCGCGGCCGGCACCGCGTAGCCCATGGTCCCGGCGCCGCCCGAGTTCAGCCAGGTGGCCGGCTTCTCGTAGCTGATGAACTGCGAAGCCCACATCTGGTGCTGGCCCACGCCGGCCGCGTAGATGGCGTCCGAGCCGACCAGCTGCCCGATCCGCTCGATCACCTGCTGCGGCGACAACTCCCCTGCGGGGGCCGGGTCGTAGCCCAGCGGGTAGGTCTTCTTCCACTCGTTGAGCTTGGCCCACCAGTCGCCGTAGTCGCCCTGGTGGCCGGCCTCGTGCTCGGCCTGGACGGCGACGATCAGGTCGGCCAGCACCTCGCGGGCGTCGCCGACGATCGGCACGTCGGCCGGGCGGTTCTTGCCGATCTCGGCCGGGTCGATGTCCGCGTGCACCACCTTGGCGCCCGGTGCGAAGGAGTCCAGCCGGCCGGTGACCCGGTCGTCGAAGCGGGCGCCGAGGGTGAACAGCAGGTCGGACTTCTGCAGCGCGGTGACCGCCGGGACGCTGCCGTGCATGCCGGGCATGCCCAGGTGCTGCGGGTGGCTGTCCGGGAACGCGCCCAGCGCCATCAGGGTGGTGACCACCGGTGCGCCGGTCAGCTCGGCCAGGATCCGCAGCTCCGCGGTGGCCTGCGCCTTGAGCACGCCGCCGCCCACGTAGAGGACCGGGCGCTTGGCGTTGACCAGCAGCCGGGCGGCCTCCCGGATCTGCTTGGCGTGCGGCTTGGTGACCGGGCGGTAGCCGGGCAGCGCCATCTCGACCGGCCAGCGGAAGGTGGTGGTGGCCTGCAGCGCGTCCTTGGCGATGTCGACCAGCACCGGGCCGGGGCGGCCGGTGGCGGCGATGTGGAAGGCCTCCGCGATCACCTGCGGGATCTCGGCCGGGTCGGTGACCAGGAAGTTGTGCTTGGTGATCGGCATGGTGATGCCGCAGATGTCGGCCTCCTGGAAGGCGTCGGTGCCGATCGACGCCGAGGAGACCTGGCCGGTGATCGCCACGATCGGCACCGAGTCCATGTAGGCGTCGGCGATCGGGGTGACCAGGTTGGTGGCGCCCGGGCCCGAGGTGGCCATGCAGACGCCGACCTTGCCGGTGGCCTGTGCGTAGCCGGTGGCCGCGTGGCCGGCGCCCTGCTCGTGGCGGACCAGGATGTGGCGGACCTTCGCCGAGTCCATCAGCGGGTCGTAGGCCGGCAGGATGGCACCGCCCGGAATGCCGAAGATGGTGTCCGCGCCCACGGCTTCGAGGGAACGGATGAGCGACTGCGCGCCGGTCATCGTCTCGACGACCACGGGGGTGCCTTGGGAGGGGCGGCCGGGTGGTCCCCGCGGCGGGGGGATGCCGTGTGCTCGGTCATCTGCCTGTCTTCCTTCGCCGGTTCGGCTGTCCGCTTCATCCCATTTTCGGATGGAATGAGCGGAAGGGGCAACGGTGTTTCACGCGGTGTTCATCGGTGCGACAGCAACAAAAAACCCCTCGTGCCCAAGGGCATGCGAGGGGTGGCGCGTCGGTCTGTGTCGAGTGGGGCGATCTGTGGCCCGCTCAGCCGACGCGCCCGCCAAGTACGAGAATTCGGGTGCGCATGGCACCGACCTTCCTCCCGACCGGCATCCGGTGTCAAGCAGGCGGGATGGCAGTCTCACCATGCGGACCAACGATGGACGGCCGGCCGTCCGCCGCCGAGAGGTAGGCGTGCCGGGCCGAGACCGCTCCCACCGGCCTGGGCAGCGGATACAGCCTACGCACCAGGGCCCGCCGCAGGCGGAACTCGTCCAGCGGCTGGGCGAACGCCAGCCCCTGGCCCTGCCGGCAACCCAGCTCCTGAAGCACCGTCACCTGACGCGGCTGGTCCACCCCCTCGGCGGCGGTGACCAGGCCGAGCTCCCGGCCCAGCCGCAGCGCATGGCCGGCCAGTGCCCGGCTGCGCGGCGAGTCGGCCACCTCCTGCACCACCGAGCGGTCCAGCTTCACCCCGTCGAACGGCAGCTTGGCGAGCGCGCCCAGCGAGCCGCTGCCGGTGCCGAACCCGGCCAGCGCCGTGCCCACCCCGAGCCGGCGCAGCGCGGCCAGCCGGCGGCCCAGCTCGTCCGCCGTGCCGTCCGGGCAGAGCCGGGCCAGCTCGATCACCAGCCGCCCGCACGGCAGCCCGCTGTCCCGCAGCGCCCCGGCGATGGTCTCGTACACCCCGGGCGCGCAGAGCCGCTCGGCGCTCAGCCGCACCGTGACCGGCACCGCGCCGGAGCCCGGCCGGCTGCCCGGCCCGCCGTCGTCCACCCCGCGCAGCGCGGCCTGGGCGATCGCCTGCTCCAGCAGCCAGCGGGCGAACCGGGTGGCCGCGTCACCCTGCTCGGCGCCGCGCAGGAACTCCGCCGGGGTGAGCAGCAGGCCCTGCGCCGAGCGCCACCGGGCCAGCGCCTCCAGCCCGGTGACCGCGCCGGTGCGCAGGTCCACCACCGGCTGGTGGTAGAGCGCGAAGCCGCCCTCCCGGACGGCGGCCCGCAGCCGGGTGTCCAGCTCCTTGCGGCGGTCCAGGTCGGCCCGCATGCCGGGACTGTAGAGCACCACCCGGCCCTTGCCCTCCGACTTGGCCCGGTACATCGCCAGGTCGGCGTCGCGCATCAGCTCGTCGGCCAGCACGCCCGGGTCGGCCGGCGCCGCGTCCGGCTCGGCCCACTGCGGCTCGAAGGCGATCCCGATGCTGGCGGCCACGCCCAGTTCGGCGCCGCCGATCCAGTACGGCTCGGAGAGCGCGTGCCGCAGCCGCTCGGCCAGCTCCTGCACCCGCAGCCGGCCCAGCTGACCGGCGACCAGCACCGCGAACTCGTCGCCGCCGAACCGGGCGACCGTGTCGCCGGCGCGCACGGTGGCCTGCAGCCGCCGGGCCGCCTGCACCAGCAGCTGGTCGCCGGCCTGGTGCCCGGCGGTGTCGTTGACCGCCTTGAAGCCGTCCAGGTCGAGGAAGAGCACGGCCACCGCGGCATCCCGGTACGGGTGTTCGCGGGCACCCTCGCCGCGCGGATCGCCACCGCCCTGGCCGCCGCCGAGCGCGGCTCGCAGCCGCTCGGCGAAGAGCGCCCGGTTGGGCAGGTCGGTGAGCGGGTCGTGGAATGCGTTGTGCTGCAACTGGGCCTGCAGCCGCACCCGTTCGGTGACGTCCCGGCTGTTCAGGATCAGCCCGTCGCGGTACCGGTTGACGGTGGACTCGACGTGCAGCCACTCGCCGCCGCCGGCCCGGATCCGGCACTCCACCCGGGCGCTGGGCTCGCCCGGGCGGGCCGCGGCCGGCGCCGACGGATGGCCGTCCGGGCGCCTGGCCAGCAGCTGGCTGCGGGCCAGGAACCGGCGCACCTCGCCGACCACCCGCTCGGCGTCCTGCGGGTGCACCAGGTCCAGCAGCCGGCCGCCGACCAGCTCCTCGGGATCCCGGCTGTAGACGCCGAGCGCGGCCGGCGACACGTAGGAGAGCACCCCGTCGGCCCCGATGATCATGATGACGTCGCTGGAGCCCTGCACCAGGGAGCGGAAGTGCGCCTCCTTCTGGGCGAGTTCCTGAGCCAGCGACAGGTTGTCCAGCAGCATGATGCCCTGACGGACGATCAGTGCCAGGCCGACCGTGCAGGCGACCACGATCACCACCCGGTCCATCGGACGACCTCCGAGGGCGTTGTAGAGGATGCCGGCGCAGCAGACCGAGGCCGCGGCGTACGGGGTCAGCGCGCTGAAGGTGGAGGCCACCCGGCGGCGCGGCAGGCCGCCGCCCGCGGGATGCAGCCGGCGCGGGCTGGGGCGCCGCCAGCGGGACGTCCAGGGCGCGTAGGCCAGGATCAGGGAGCCGGTGAACCAGCCGGCGTCCAGGATCTCCCCCGAGTGGTAGGTGTCGCGCAGCGCCGGCGAGCTGTAGAGCGCGTCGCACACCACGGTGACCGCCAGCCCCAGCATCGCGTTGTGCACCGCGGCCCGGTTGCCCTCCCGGCAGCGGAACCGCATCCCGACCACCAGCGAGACCATCATGATGTCCAGCACCGGATAGGCCAGGCCGAGCGCCAGCCGCAGCGGGTTGTCCACCTCGCCCTCGGCGGTCTGGCCCAGCGCCAGGCTCCAGCTGAGCGTGAACAGCGAGCCGGCCACCAACCAGCCGTCCAGCAGCAGGCAGAGCCAGGCGGCCGCGCCGCGCGGGCGCTGGGCCAGCACCAGCAGGCCCAGCACGGCCAGCGGCGCGAACGGCAGGAATGCGTAGTCGGCGATCGAGTCCTGCGGCAGCGGGGTGCGCAGCACCACCTCGTACCAGCCCCAGGTGCCGTTGCCGACCGCCAGGGTGGCCGAGGAGAGGCCGAACAGCAGCCAGGCCCCGCGGGTCTGCCCGGGCACCGTGCAGCCGCGCATCAGGCAGGAGAGCGCGGCCGCCAGCGCGGCGCCGGCCAGCCCGAAGTCCCCCATGAAGCACGCCAATGGGTGCGAGCCCCAGCCGAAGGCGGCGCCCAGCGCATAACCGAGGCAGAGCATCCCGAGCAGGAGGGCCAGACGACGGCCGACCAGTAGGGGCAGGCGGGTGACGCCCGCCGGCGGCGCGGTCGACACACCGTCAGACCTGGGGCTCACCCGGCACCTCCCCCTCTGTTCCCAGCCGGGACCCTACACCACTCCGGTCACTCAATGACACATACACTCAACTTAGAGTAATGGTCCGAGAGTAGGGATATGCACCCGCTTCCACCAGATCGGCCCGGTTGGGAGTAGCGCACACGCGGGGGCACGCGCGGGGGAACACGTGCGTCCATGCGCCGCCTACGCGCCGGACCCGACCGGCTGCAACGGCTCGGCGGCCGGGAAGAGCCGCAGCCGGTGGGCCAGTGCCGCGGCCTCGCCCCGGCCGGAAACCTCCAGCTTGGCAAGGATGTTGGAGACGTGGACGCTGGCCGTCTTGGGCGAGATGAAAAGTTCCTCGGCGATCTGGCGATTGGTGCGGCCCTCCGTCAACAGGCGCAGCACATCGGTCTCCCGAGGCGTGAGATGGAACGCGGCAGCACCGTCTGGCTCACTCTGCTCGGCGCGCGCCCCCATGGGCGCCCCCACGGGCGCCTGGGACCTGCTGCGCGCCACCCCGACCCGGTCGATCAGGCGGTCGATCTCCCGGCCCAGCCAGGCATCGCCCAGCCGGTCAGCCAACTCGGCGGCCTCGCACAGCAGTTCGCCGGCCTGCTCGCGCTGCCCGGCCGCCGCCAGGGCTCCGCCGGCCCCCAGCAGCGCGTGCACCAGCGGATAGGGCAGGCCGGTGGCCCGCAGCGGCTCGATCGCGGCCTGCCAGTGCGACGGGGTGTCGGTGCCGACGGCCCGGGCCAACTCGGCCTCGGCCAGCCGCACCCAGCCGTGGTGCAGCGGAACCACCGGGCGCTGCGCGGCCAGCCGCTCGGCGATCCGGGCCAGCACCGCCGAGCGGTCCTGGTCCGCCGAGGGCAGCCCACGCGAGTCGGCCTCCACCGCGGCGGCCCGGGCCAACAGCGGCAGCAGCCGGCTGTCCTTCGGGTCGGAAGGGTCGTCCAGGGTGGCCAGCAGCGCCGCCCTCGCCCGCAGCGGCCGCCCGGACCGGCCGGCCAGGTCCACCGCCAGCCGGGCGGCCGGCACCTCGTGCTGCGACTGGTCCTGCTCCACCGCGGCCGCGGCCCGCGCCAGATGCTGCTCCACGGCCGCCAGGTCGCCGCGCAGCAGCGCCAGTTCGCCGCGCAGCCGGTGCAGGAAGGAGGCGTGGGCCTCGGCCCGGCCGGCGCCCTCCCACTCGGCCAGCACCTCGGCCGCCTCGGCCTGCCGGCCGACCAGCAGCAGGCACTCGGCCAGGTTGCCGGCCAGGATCGCACCGGTGTTGCGCAGCAGCCCGAGGTCGCCGGCCACCGCCAGTCCCTCGCGGGCCAGTTGGACCCCTTCTTCGGCCCGGCCCAGGTGCCCGAGCATGCTGGCCAGGTTGTTCAGCCCCCGGGTGAGCAAGTCAGGCACGGCGAGCCGGCGGGCGCCCTCGATCGCCTCGCGCAGGGTGGCGACGCCCCGCTCGGGGTCGCCGAGTTCGGTGTAGAGCGAGCCGAGGGTCATCTGGGCGTGCAGCTCGACGCTGGTCGCGCCGACCTCGCGGGCGATCGCCACGGCCCGCTCGGCCAGCACCACATCGGCCTCGGCCGGGCGGTACAGCATCGTCTGGCCGACCGCCAGCGAGAAGACGTCGGCCTGCACGGCCGACGGCTCACGGCCCTCCACCAGGCGCAGCGCGTGCGTCAACTCCTCGGCGTAGCCGCGCCGGTTGAGGTGGCCCAGCATCCGGGCCCGGTTCATCCGGAACCAGGCGGCGCGCAGCGGGTCCTTCGCCTCGTCCACCAGTTTGAGGGCGCGCTTGGCCAGGCTCACCCCGCGCTCCCGGTCGCCGGCCCGCCGGGCCGCGACCACCGCCTCGGCCAACACGTCGACCAGCCGCAGCTGTTGGCAGTCGTCGTCATTGACCGGGCCCGGGTCGCAGGAACAGGGCGGGTAGGTCTCGGCCCAGTCGTGCGGGCGCAGCGTGGTCGCCAGCACCTCGTCGTCGACCTCGTCCCAGATCTCCAGGGCCCGCTCCAGCATCCGCAGTTGCTCGGCGAAGGCGTTGCGGCGGCGGGCGGCGCGGGCCGCGTCCAGCGCGCTGGGCAGGGCGCGGGCCGGATCGTGCGCGTGGTACCAGTAGTTGGCCAGCCGGGCCGGGCGCTCGGCGCCGTGCACCAGGGTGGGATCGGCGGCCAGGGCGGTGGCGAACCGGCGGTTGATCCTGGTCCGCTCACCGGGCAGCAGGTCGTCGGAGACGGCCTCGCGGACCAGCGCGTGCCGGAACCGGTAGCCTTCGCCGTCCTTGTCCGGCTGCAGGATGTTGGCGCCGACGGCGGTGCGCAGCGCGTCCAGCAGCTCGTCCTCGCTGCCGTCGAGCACGGCGGCGAGCAGTTCGTGCTCGATCCGCGAACCGCCCTCGGCCGCGGTCCTGACCACCCGCTGGGTGGCCTCCGGCAGCGCCTCGACCCGCACCAGCAGGATCTCCCGCAGCGAGTCGCTGAGGCCCACCGAGCAGCCGCCGGTGTAGGAGCAGGCCAACTCCTCGACGAAGAACGGGTTTCCCTCGGAGCGGTGGTGGATCCGCTCCACCAGCTGCCGGTCCGGGGTCTCGGTGCCGAGGATGCCGGCCAGCTGGGCGGCCACCTCCTGGTGGCCGAACCGGTCCAGCTCCAGTCGCTGCACGGTGCGTTGGCGCTCCAGCTCGACCAGGAACGGGCGCAGCGGGTGGCGGCGGTGCAGGTCGTCGCTGCGGTAGGTGGCGCAGATCAGCACCCGGGAGCTGTGCAGGGTGGCGATCAGGTAGCCGAGCAGCTCCCGGGTGGAGCGGTCCGACCAGTGCAGGTCCTCGATGGCCAGCACCAGGGTGTGCTCGGCGCCGAGCCGTTCGAAGAGCCGGCCGATGTGCTCGAACAGCCGGGCCCGGCCGTACTCGTCGTTGGGCTCGGCATCGGTCTCGCCGAACTCCGGCAGCACCCGGGAGAGGTGGCCCTCCATGCCCTCGGCGGCGCGGGCCAGCTCCGGGCCGAGCCGGCGGTGCAGCCGGCGCAGCGCGGTGACCAGCGGTGCGTACGGCAGGCCCTCGGCGCCGACCTCCAGGCAGTTGCCGAGCATGGTGACGGTGCCGGCCGCCTCCGCCTGGGCGAGGAACTCCTCCAGCAGCCGGGTCTTTCCGACCCCTGCCTCGCCCCGACCAGCAGCGCCTGCGGCTGGCCCTCCCCCGCCCGACGCAACGCCGCGCCCAGCGCAGCCAGTTCGCTGCCTCGACCGACGAAGACCGGGCTGACCGACATCTGCTCCACGGCGCTGAGCATGCCATATACGGCTGACGCCGGACCATGGGATATCGCCGACGGTGAAACGGGAGCGGGGAGAGCACCCTGGGTGCTCTCCCC
Protein-coding regions in this window:
- the ilvC gene encoding ketol-acid reductoisomerase translates to MAELFYEDDADLSIIQGRKVAVIGYGSQGHAHALSLRDSGVDVRVGLKPESKSRAAAEEAGLRVTTAAEAAAEADVIMILVPDPVQADVYEADIAPNLKAGDALFFGHGLNIRYGFIKPPADVDVCMVAPKGPGHLVRRQYEEGRGVPCIVAVEQDATGKAFDLALSYAKGIGGTKAGVIKTTFTEETETDLFGEQAVLCGGTAALVKAGFETLVEAGYQPEIAYFECMHELKLIVDLMYEGGLEKMRWSVSETAEWGDYVTGPRIITDATKAEMKQVLAEIQDGTFANTWIAEYKAGLPKYNEYKKADSDHLLETTGRELRKLMSWVKEA
- the ilvN gene encoding acetolactate synthase small subunit → MSKHTLSVLVENKPGALARVAALFSRRGFNIDSLAVGATEHPDVSRMTIVVNVEDLPLEQVTKQLNKLVNVIKIVELDQSAAIQRELVLVKVRADNETRSQVVEIVQLFRAKTVDVSPDAVTIEATGSSDKLEAMLRMLEPFGIKELVQSGLVAIGRGARSITDRSLRALDRSA
- a CDS encoding acetolactate synthase large subunit, whose product is MTGAQSLIRSLEAVGADTIFGIPGGAILPAYDPLMDSAKVRHILVRHEQGAGHAATGYAQATGKVGVCMATSGPGATNLVTPIADAYMDSVPIVAITGQVSSASIGTDAFQEADICGITMPITKHNFLVTDPAEIPQVIAEAFHIAATGRPGPVLVDIAKDALQATTTFRWPVEMALPGYRPVTKPHAKQIREAARLLVNAKRPVLYVGGGVLKAQATAELRILAELTGAPVVTTLMALGAFPDSHPQHLGMPGMHGSVPAVTALQKSDLLFTLGARFDDRVTGRLDSFAPGAKVVHADIDPAEIGKNRPADVPIVGDAREVLADLIVAVQAEHEAGHQGDYGDWWAKLNEWKKTYPLGYDPAPAGELSPQQVIERIGQLVGSDAIYAAGVGQHQMWASQFISYEKPATWLNSGGAGTMGYAVPAAMGAKAGRPDTEVWAIDGDGCFQMTNQELVTCALNNIPIKVAVINNGSLGMVRQWQTLFYNQRYSNTVLHAGPDHDGVAPPPQGTRIPDFVLLSEAMGCVGLRCERPEELDAVIKQAMEINDRPVVIDFIVHQDAMVWPMVAAGTSNDEILFARGVRPDFGDDLD
- a CDS encoding putative bifunctional diguanylate cyclase/phosphodiesterase, with protein sequence MLCLGYALGAAFGWGSHPLACFMGDFGLAGAALAAALSCLMRGCTVPGQTRGAWLLFGLSSATLAVGNGTWGWYEVVLRTPLPQDSIADYAFLPFAPLAVLGLLVLAQRPRGAAAWLCLLLDGWLVAGSLFTLSWSLALGQTAEGEVDNPLRLALGLAYPVLDIMMVSLVVGMRFRCREGNRAAVHNAMLGLAVTVVCDALYSSPALRDTYHSGEILDAGWFTGSLILAYAPWTSRWRRPSPRRLHPAGGGLPRRRVASTFSALTPYAAASVCCAGILYNALGGRPMDRVVIVVACTVGLALIVRQGIMLLDNLSLAQELAQKEAHFRSLVQGSSDVIMIIGADGVLSYVSPAALGVYSRDPEELVGGRLLDLVHPQDAERVVGEVRRFLARSQLLARRPDGHPSAPAAARPGEPSARVECRIRAGGGEWLHVESTVNRYRDGLILNSRDVTERVRLQAQLQHNAFHDPLTDLPNRALFAERLRAALGGGQGGGDPRGEGAREHPYRDAAVAVLFLDLDGFKAVNDTAGHQAGDQLLVQAARRLQATVRAGDTVARFGGDEFAVLVAGQLGRLRVQELAERLRHALSEPYWIGGAELGVAASIGIAFEPQWAEPDAAPADPGVLADELMRDADLAMYRAKSEGKGRVVLYSPGMRADLDRRKELDTRLRAAVREGGFALYHQPVVDLRTGAVTGLEALARWRSAQGLLLTPAEFLRGAEQGDAATRFARWLLEQAIAQAALRGVDDGGPGSRPGSGAVPVTVRLSAERLCAPGVYETIAGALRDSGLPCGRLVIELARLCPDGTADELGRRLAALRRLGVGTALAGFGTGSGSLGALAKLPFDGVKLDRSVVQEVADSPRSRALAGHALRLGRELGLVTAAEGVDQPRQVTVLQELGCRQGQGLAFAQPLDEFRLRRALVRRLYPLPRPVGAVSARHAYLSAADGRPSIVGPHGETAIPPA
- a CDS encoding helix-turn-helix transcriptional regulator; this encodes MPSADRRPRHRWHEGSSGADRGGRQQERGEHPGCSPRSRFTVGDIPWSGVSRIWHAQRRGADVGQPGLRRSRQRTGCAGRGVASGGGGPAAGAAGRGEAGVGKTRLLEEFLAQAEAAGTVTMLGNCLEVGAEGLPYAPLVTALRRLHRRLGPELARAAEGMEGHLSRVLPEFGETDAEPNDEYGRARLFEHIGRLFERLGAEHTLVLAIEDLHWSDRSTRELLGYLIATLHSSRVLICATYRSDDLHRRHPLRPFLVELERQRTVQRLELDRFGHQEVAAQLAGILGTETPDRQLVERIHHRSEGNPFFVEELACSYTGGCSVGLSDSLREILLVRVEALPEATQRVVRTAAEGGSRIEHELLAAVLDGSEDELLDALRTAVGANILQPDKDGEGYRFRHALVREAVSDDLLPGERTRINRRFATALAADPTLVHGAERPARLANYWYHAHDPARALPSALDAARAARRRNAFAEQLRMLERALEIWDEVDDEVLATTLRPHDWAETYPPCSCDPGPVNDDDCQQLRLVDVLAEAVVAARRAGDRERGVSLAKRALKLVDEAKDPLRAAWFRMNRARMLGHLNRRGYAEELTHALRLVEGREPSAVQADVFSLAVGQTMLYRPAEADVVLAERAVAIAREVGATSVELHAQMTLGSLYTELGDPERGVATLREAIEGARRLAVPDLLTRGLNNLASMLGHLGRAEEGVQLAREGLAVAGDLGLLRNTGAILAGNLAECLLLVGRQAEAAEVLAEWEGAGRAEAHASFLHRLRGELALLRGDLAAVEQHLARAAAAVEQDQSQHEVPAARLAVDLAGRSGRPLRARAALLATLDDPSDPKDSRLLPLLARAAAVEADSRGLPSADQDRSAVLARIAERLAAQRPVVPLHHGWVRLAEAELARAVGTDTPSHWQAAIEPLRATGLPYPLVHALLGAGGALAAAGQREQAGELLCEAAELADRLGDAWLGREIDRLIDRVGVARSRSQAPVGAPMGARAEQSEPDGAAAFHLTPRETDVLRLLTEGRTNRQIAEELFISPKTASVHVSNILAKLEVSGRGEAAALAHRLRLFPAAEPLQPVGSGA